Proteins encoded by one window of Candidatus Kapaibacterium thiocyanatum:
- a CDS encoding AAA family ATPase, which produces MDSLFDDAPAAAPQRPSRNAPLAERARPHDIDAVAGQHHLLGEGGPLRIFAERGELPSIILWGPPGTGKTTLAHALATSVGMAMERLSAVEAGVKELREVLQRAERQRGKGRRFLLFIDEIHRFNKAQQDALLHAVERGLITLIGATTENPSFEINAALLSRCQVYRLHSLTDGDLRRIVDHALSGDEAMQDLNVVIDDWNALLTVAGGDARTALNAVETAALLAMPDADGVRHITHDVLQQAVQRKIVQYDKHGESHYDTISAFIKSMRGSDPDAALLWLAKMVEAGEDPLFIARRMIIFASEDIGNADPHALGLALAVFQSVERIGMPEGRIPLAQGVTYLASAPKSNASYKAIDRALEAVAEGADLTVPLHLRNAPTKLMKQEGYGRDYRYPHDSPGHFIRETYVPEGSTAPAFYRPDGQGQERSILERLKTWWPERFHGGE; this is translated from the coding sequence ATGGATTCCCTTTTCGATGATGCGCCTGCGGCCGCCCCACAGCGTCCTTCACGCAATGCTCCACTCGCCGAACGTGCCCGGCCGCACGATATCGATGCCGTCGCCGGGCAACATCACCTCCTCGGTGAGGGCGGACCGTTACGGATATTCGCCGAGCGCGGAGAGCTGCCTTCCATCATCCTGTGGGGTCCTCCGGGAACGGGCAAGACGACCCTCGCTCACGCTCTCGCGACATCGGTCGGTATGGCCATGGAACGTCTGTCGGCCGTGGAAGCCGGCGTGAAGGAACTCCGCGAAGTGCTGCAGCGTGCCGAGCGTCAGCGAGGTAAGGGCCGTCGTTTCCTTCTCTTCATCGACGAAATCCATCGCTTCAACAAGGCACAGCAGGATGCGCTCCTGCATGCCGTCGAGCGCGGGTTGATCACGTTGATCGGCGCCACGACGGAGAATCCTTCCTTCGAAATCAATGCGGCTCTTCTCAGCCGCTGCCAGGTCTATCGTCTGCATTCCCTCACCGATGGAGACCTCCGTCGTATCGTCGATCACGCCCTGTCGGGCGACGAGGCGATGCAGGACCTCAACGTCGTGATCGATGATTGGAATGCCCTGCTGACCGTTGCCGGTGGCGATGCCCGCACTGCCCTCAATGCCGTGGAAACGGCTGCCCTCCTGGCGATGCCCGACGCCGATGGTGTGCGGCATATCACGCACGACGTTCTCCAGCAGGCCGTGCAACGAAAGATCGTCCAGTACGACAAGCACGGCGAATCGCACTACGACACGATCTCCGCCTTCATCAAGTCGATGCGCGGTTCCGATCCGGATGCCGCTCTTCTTTGGCTCGCCAAGATGGTCGAGGCGGGAGAGGATCCCCTCTTCATCGCACGCCGGATGATCATCTTCGCCAGTGAGGACATCGGCAACGCCGATCCCCACGCGCTGGGCCTCGCCCTTGCCGTCTTCCAGTCCGTGGAGCGTATCGGCATGCCCGAAGGCCGTATACCGCTGGCCCAGGGTGTGACCTATCTGGCGTCGGCACCGAAGTCCAATGCTTCGTACAAGGCGATCGACCGTGCGCTGGAAGCCGTGGCTGAAGGGGCCGACCTCACGGTTCCGCTCCACCTGCGCAATGCGCCCACGAAGCTGATGAAGCAGGAAGGATATGGCCGGGATTATCGGTATCCGCACGATTCACCTGGCCATTTCATACGCGAAACCTACGTACCCGAGGGCAGTACCGCTCCCGCATTCTATCGCCCGGATGGTCAGGGTCAGGAACGCTCCATCCTGGAACGCCTCAAGACCTGGTGGCCGGAACGCTTTCACGGGGGCGAATGA
- a CDS encoding glutamine cyclotransferase, producing the protein MVRTLPHDRKAFTQGLVVYKGGMFLESTGQNGQSSIRHVRMTDGAVQRIERLESIYFGEGATVLGGKAYMLTWLNQMGFIYDAATLKKEGTFRYSGEGWGITNDGTNLIMSNGTNMLTVLDPSSFQVVRTVSVTLNGSPISNLNELEWIDGEVWANVWQTDRIVRIDPASGEVRGVVDLAGLLPAAERTADVDVLNGIAYDGASKALYVTGKNWPHVYEIMVQ; encoded by the coding sequence ATCGTGAGGACGCTTCCGCACGACAGGAAGGCATTCACGCAGGGGCTCGTGGTGTACAAGGGAGGCATGTTCCTGGAATCGACGGGACAGAACGGCCAGTCGTCCATCCGTCATGTACGGATGACGGACGGAGCGGTACAGCGCATCGAGCGTCTGGAATCCATCTACTTCGGCGAAGGCGCGACGGTCCTCGGCGGCAAGGCCTACATGCTGACGTGGCTGAACCAGATGGGGTTCATCTACGATGCGGCGACCCTGAAGAAGGAAGGGACGTTCAGGTATTCCGGTGAAGGATGGGGAATCACCAACGACGGAACGAACCTCATCATGAGCAACGGTACCAACATGCTCACCGTTCTCGACCCTTCCTCGTTCCAGGTCGTGCGTACGGTTTCCGTGACCCTCAACGGTTCGCCCATCTCCAATCTCAACGAACTGGAATGGATCGACGGAGAGGTATGGGCCAACGTGTGGCAGACGGATCGCATCGTGCGCATCGATCCGGCCTCCGGCGAAGTACGTGGCGTCGTCGATCTTGCCGGGCTGTTGCCCGCGGCGGAGCGTACGGCGGACGTCGACGTTCTCAATGGCATTGCCTATGACGGCGCATCGAAGGCTCTCTACGTCACCGGCAAGAACTGGCCTCATGTATACGAGATCATGGTTCAGTGA
- a CDS encoding ArgK protein → MQAPQPYKLKHKIRIVTAASLFDGHDAAINVMRRIIQATGAEVIHLGHNRSVAEVVDCAIQEDAQAIAMTSYQGGHVEYFQYMYDLLKERGAGHIRIFGGGGGTILPTEIEHLHGYGITRLYSPDDGRSLGLQGMINDLVERSDYIPPDVFGDDLEDAVSARNPLALAQAISFAERGAYDKVAFVKGTKRAPVLGITGTGGAGKSSLTDEIVRRFLEDFTDKTIAVVSVDPSKRKTGGALLGDRIRMNAVSNGRVYMRSFATREANVAMNKNVTDAIDVLSYAGFDLIIVETAGIGQSDSQITDVADVSMYVMTPEYGAASQLEKIDMIDYADIIALNKFDKRGALDALRDVKKQYQRSRQLFNRKPDEMPVYGTIASQFNDPGANTLYRSLIDALVHKCGLDWASTYTVTDEMSEKIYIIPPDRTRYLAEIVEENQRYDRYAGQQADLARRLWRLRGAIDEMKGT, encoded by the coding sequence ATGCAGGCTCCGCAACCGTACAAACTCAAGCACAAGATCCGGATCGTGACGGCGGCGTCATTGTTCGATGGCCACGACGCAGCCATCAACGTGATGAGACGGATCATCCAGGCCACCGGTGCTGAAGTCATCCATCTCGGACATAACAGATCCGTCGCCGAAGTGGTCGACTGTGCCATCCAGGAAGATGCTCAGGCGATAGCCATGACGTCGTATCAGGGTGGCCACGTCGAGTACTTCCAGTACATGTACGATCTGCTGAAGGAACGGGGCGCAGGACATATCCGCATCTTCGGTGGCGGAGGAGGTACGATTCTGCCGACGGAAATCGAACACCTGCATGGCTATGGCATCACGAGGTTGTACTCTCCGGACGACGGTCGTTCCCTCGGCCTGCAGGGGATGATCAATGATCTGGTGGAGCGGTCGGACTACATTCCGCCCGATGTCTTCGGTGACGATCTCGAGGATGCTGTCTCGGCACGGAATCCTCTGGCGCTGGCCCAGGCCATCTCCTTCGCCGAGCGCGGTGCCTACGACAAGGTCGCCTTCGTCAAGGGTACGAAGCGCGCGCCGGTTCTCGGCATCACGGGTACGGGTGGCGCGGGCAAGTCGTCGCTCACCGATGAAATCGTACGACGCTTCCTCGAGGATTTCACCGACAAGACGATCGCCGTCGTCTCGGTCGATCCGTCGAAACGGAAGACGGGTGGGGCTCTGCTCGGCGACCGTATCCGGATGAACGCCGTGAGCAATGGCCGCGTCTACATGCGTTCGTTCGCTACCCGCGAGGCCAACGTCGCGATGAACAAGAACGTCACCGATGCCATCGACGTCCTGTCCTATGCAGGCTTCGATCTCATCATCGTGGAAACGGCCGGTATCGGCCAGAGCGATTCGCAGATCACGGACGTCGCCGATGTGTCGATGTACGTGATGACGCCGGAATACGGTGCCGCGAGCCAGCTCGAGAAGATCGACATGATCGACTATGCAGACATCATCGCACTGAACAAGTTCGACAAGCGCGGTGCACTGGATGCCCTGCGTGACGTGAAGAAGCAATATCAGCGGAGCAGACAGTTGTTCAACCGCAAGCCGGACGAAATGCCGGTCTACGGTACGATCGCTTCGCAATTCAACGATCCCGGTGCGAATACGCTCTATCGCTCCCTCATCGACGCACTGGTGCACAAGTGCGGTCTCGACTGGGCGTCGACGTATACCGTCACCGACGAAATGAGCGAAAAGATCTACATCATCCCACCCGATCGCACGCGCTATCTGGCCGAAATCGTTGAAGAGAACCAGCGATACGACCGATATGCCGGGCAACAGGCCGATCTCGCTCGTCGGCTCTGGCGACTGCGTGGTGCGATTGACGAAATGAAAGGAACTTGA
- a CDS encoding copper-translocating P-type ATPase: protein MSTTVTLPVQGMTCASCVARIERSLQHTPGVESARANLATDNVTITYDPTTVTTDTMASVLHEQGYEVILPKTDSTTSAPTDHQTEEYRRLVQDLRRALALAVPVFLLTMGAMWPPFLDAFGGNMDIINTVALILVTILVAGPGRRFFSIAWRLVKHGTADMNTLVAVGTGAAYLYSAAAVLFPHALGHAHESHLYFDTASTIVALILLGRVLEARAKRRTTEAIRELMTLQPSTALLVRDGQDVTVPIADVGTGDILRVRPGERIPVDGEVVEGTTSIDESMITGESLPVDKTAGSSVAGGTLNTSGSVLIKATAVGADMFVAAIARSVEEAQASKPAIQALADRIAGVFVPIVVAIAVVTFVVWLILGQEVSVAMINGIAVLIIACPCALGLATPTAVIAATGSAARRGILVRDASALELAARVDTVVFDKTGTLTEGRPVVSEWQWADGVDVGRVKGLVAALERSSEHPLAQAVVVSVPDVVRLAVETFDARAGFGAVGIVDGSMVVAGNEALMREYSIWNDWFAGMRDRMAAQGSTTICVGIDGLPVAVIAVTDSVKEHAVETVRTLRDRNVHVVMLSGDHERAARAVATKLGIDDVIAGVRPEGKADAIARLQEQGRIVAMVGDGINDAPALARADVGIAMGTGTDAAMASASVTLLRGDVRLVPSMIGVSHRTVGIIRQNLFWAFAYNVVGIPMAALGLLSPMIAAAAMAFSSVSVVTNSLRARKV from the coding sequence ATGTCTACCACAGTGACGCTTCCCGTACAGGGCATGACCTGTGCGTCGTGCGTCGCCCGCATCGAGCGATCGCTGCAGCATACACCCGGCGTGGAAAGCGCCAGAGCCAACCTGGCCACCGATAACGTTACCATCACCTACGACCCGACGACCGTCACCACCGACACGATGGCTTCGGTCCTGCACGAACAGGGCTATGAAGTCATCCTTCCGAAGACGGACTCCACGACGTCGGCGCCCACCGATCATCAAACAGAAGAATATCGCCGCCTGGTGCAGGATTTGCGCCGGGCACTGGCCCTTGCCGTACCCGTATTCCTTCTGACGATGGGCGCCATGTGGCCTCCCTTCCTGGACGCGTTCGGCGGGAACATGGACATCATCAATACCGTAGCGCTGATCCTGGTAACGATCCTGGTCGCCGGCCCGGGCCGCAGATTCTTCTCGATCGCATGGCGACTCGTCAAACACGGTACCGCCGACATGAATACGCTCGTGGCCGTCGGTACCGGTGCGGCATACCTCTATAGCGCTGCCGCCGTCCTGTTTCCCCATGCCCTGGGGCATGCCCACGAATCACATCTGTACTTCGATACGGCCTCCACGATCGTCGCCCTCATCCTCCTCGGCCGTGTGCTCGAAGCACGTGCGAAGCGGCGGACGACGGAAGCGATCCGCGAGCTGATGACGCTCCAACCGTCCACGGCACTGCTGGTGCGCGACGGCCAGGACGTCACGGTGCCGATCGCCGATGTGGGCACCGGCGACATCCTGCGCGTACGGCCCGGCGAACGGATTCCCGTCGATGGCGAAGTCGTCGAAGGCACGACGTCGATCGACGAATCGATGATCACCGGCGAGAGCCTGCCGGTCGACAAGACAGCGGGATCGTCGGTAGCGGGTGGAACGCTCAACACGTCGGGTAGTGTCCTCATCAAGGCCACGGCCGTCGGCGCCGACATGTTCGTCGCCGCTATCGCACGGTCGGTGGAGGAAGCACAGGCCAGCAAGCCGGCCATACAGGCTCTTGCCGACCGTATCGCAGGTGTCTTCGTCCCGATCGTCGTGGCGATCGCCGTCGTCACCTTCGTCGTGTGGCTGATCCTCGGTCAGGAAGTATCTGTGGCCATGATCAACGGCATCGCAGTGCTCATCATCGCCTGCCCCTGTGCGCTCGGTCTGGCCACACCTACGGCCGTGATCGCCGCTACCGGGTCGGCGGCACGACGCGGAATCCTCGTACGGGATGCATCCGCTCTCGAGCTGGCCGCGCGGGTGGATACGGTCGTCTTCGACAAGACCGGTACCCTGACGGAAGGACGTCCCGTGGTTTCCGAATGGCAGTGGGCCGATGGCGTCGACGTCGGACGTGTGAAAGGACTGGTAGCGGCACTGGAACGCTCCTCCGAACACCCTCTGGCCCAGGCAGTCGTGGTCTCCGTACCCGACGTGGTCCGGTTGGCCGTCGAGACCTTCGATGCCCGCGCCGGCTTCGGCGCCGTGGGAATCGTGGACGGTTCTATGGTCGTGGCCGGTAACGAAGCGCTGATGCGCGAATATTCCATCTGGAATGACTGGTTCGCCGGAATGCGCGACCGCATGGCCGCACAGGGCAGTACGACGATCTGCGTCGGTATCGACGGACTGCCGGTAGCGGTGATCGCCGTGACGGACAGCGTCAAGGAACATGCCGTGGAAACCGTCAGGACGCTCAGGGACCGGAACGTCCACGTCGTGATGCTCAGCGGCGATCATGAACGGGCCGCCCGTGCGGTGGCCACGAAGCTGGGTATCGACGACGTCATCGCCGGTGTGCGACCCGAGGGTAAGGCCGATGCCATCGCCCGTCTCCAGGAACAGGGACGCATCGTGGCGATGGTCGGCGACGGCATCAACGACGCGCCGGCTCTCGCCCGGGCGGATGTCGGTATCGCCATGGGAACGGGAACGGATGCGGCCATGGCCTCGGCATCGGTCACGCTGCTACGAGGCGACGTGAGGCTCGTACCCTCCATGATCGGCGTCTCGCACCGTACGGTCGGCATCATCCGCCAGAACCTCTTCTGGGCCTTCGCCTACAATGTCGTGGGCATACCGATGGCTGCCCTGGGCCTGCTCAGTCCGATGATCGCCGCCGCCGCCATGGCGTTCTCGTCGGTGAGCGTGGTGACCAATTCGTTGCGCGCCAGAAAGGTCTGA
- a CDS encoding serine dehydratase, protein MITFQDVLAAHDRIRPFIHRTPVATSRYFDDRFGGALFIKCEHFQKVGAFKARGACNAVRILDDAMAARGVATHSSGNHAQAVAWSARHRGIPSWIVMPTNAPDVKKAAVRGYGATIVECEPTLAAREAALADVVERTGAHAIHPYNDDRVIAGQGTAALELLEDVPDLDIIMAPVGGGGLMSGTAITARAMRADIELIGAEPASADDARRSLATGILQPPPATATIADGLRTALGERTFDVLRSTDVRILTATEESIREAQYLVMERMKMVVEPSATVTLGILLENPALARGKRIGIVTTGGNVDIRKAMHF, encoded by the coding sequence ATGATCACGTTCCAGGATGTCCTGGCCGCCCACGACCGCATCAGGCCGTTCATCCATCGGACGCCGGTCGCCACGTCGCGATACTTCGACGACCGCTTCGGCGGAGCACTCTTCATCAAGTGCGAACACTTCCAGAAAGTAGGAGCCTTCAAGGCCCGTGGTGCATGCAATGCCGTCCGTATACTGGACGATGCCATGGCCGCGCGGGGCGTCGCCACGCATTCGTCGGGTAATCACGCCCAGGCCGTTGCATGGTCGGCACGGCATCGCGGCATCCCGTCGTGGATCGTCATGCCCACCAACGCCCCCGACGTCAAGAAGGCCGCCGTGCGCGGGTACGGTGCCACGATCGTGGAGTGCGAGCCCACGCTGGCCGCACGCGAAGCCGCCCTGGCCGACGTCGTGGAACGCACCGGAGCGCATGCCATCCATCCGTACAACGATGACCGCGTCATCGCCGGTCAGGGCACAGCGGCACTGGAACTCCTCGAAGACGTTCCCGATCTCGACATCATCATGGCGCCGGTCGGTGGCGGCGGACTCATGAGCGGAACGGCCATCACGGCCCGTGCCATGCGTGCGGACATCGAGCTCATCGGTGCCGAGCCCGCGTCGGCGGACGACGCACGACGCTCCCTCGCGACGGGGATCCTCCAACCTCCGCCCGCCACCGCAACAATTGCCGATGGACTACGTACGGCGCTCGGTGAACGGACGTTCGACGTGCTCCGCAGTACGGATGTGAGGATCCTGACGGCGACGGAAGAATCGATACGTGAGGCGCAATATCTCGTGATGGAACGCATGAAGATGGTCGTGGAACCCAGTGCTACCGTCACGTTGGGAATACTCCTCGAGAACCCGGCTCTCGCACGGGGGAAACGGATCGGAATCGTCACGACGGGCGGCAACGTCGACATCCGCAAGGCGATGCATTTCTGA
- a CDS encoding aspartyl/glutamyl-tRNA amidotransferase subunit B has product MATTYEAVIGLEIHAQLKTATKAFCSCPTTFGAQPNVNVCPICLGHPGALPVLNRNLVEFAVVMGLATNCSIRERSSFSRKNYFYADLPKGYQISQYEDPICHGGHVEIETDDGIRNIGITRIHMEEDSGKSIHDLDIDTLVDLNRSGVPLIEIVSEPDIRTAHEAYQYLNQLRQILIYLDICDGNMEEGSLRCDANVSVRPVGQEKFGTKTEVKNLNSFRNVEKAIEFEVARQIALIEDGGKVVQETRMWDAGRQETKVMRTKEMAHDYRYFPEPDLVHVVVDDAWREALRAGLPELGLAKKRRFIADYGLPAYDAGILVDDVDVARFYEETCSLLKKRDAETYKAVSNWTMTELMRIMGERKVGILGIGCSTSQLASLVDVVADGTISNKIAKDIFPDMLDSGRTADAIIEEKGLRQVSDTNVLQGLVRQVLQDNPDNVTKYREGRTNLLGFFVGQVLKASGGTANPALVNTMMKEALDATGG; this is encoded by the coding sequence ATGGCGACAACGTACGAGGCAGTCATCGGGCTGGAAATCCATGCCCAGCTCAAAACGGCAACGAAGGCATTCTGCTCGTGTCCCACGACGTTCGGGGCACAGCCGAACGTCAACGTATGCCCCATCTGTCTTGGCCACCCCGGCGCCCTGCCGGTCCTGAACAGGAATCTGGTGGAATTCGCCGTCGTCATGGGCCTGGCCACGAACTGTTCCATCCGGGAACGGTCGTCGTTCTCGCGCAAGAACTACTTCTACGCCGATCTGCCGAAGGGATATCAGATCTCCCAGTACGAGGATCCGATCTGCCATGGCGGGCACGTGGAAATCGAGACCGACGACGGTATCCGGAACATCGGGATCACACGCATCCACATGGAGGAAGATTCCGGTAAGTCCATACATGACCTTGACATAGATACGCTGGTCGACCTCAACCGCAGCGGTGTGCCCCTCATCGAAATCGTGAGCGAGCCGGACATCCGCACGGCCCACGAAGCCTATCAGTACCTCAACCAGCTCCGTCAGATCCTGATCTATCTGGATATCTGCGACGGCAACATGGAAGAAGGTTCGCTGCGTTGCGATGCCAACGTCTCCGTACGGCCAGTGGGCCAGGAGAAGTTCGGAACGAAGACCGAGGTGAAGAACCTCAACAGCTTCCGCAACGTCGAGAAGGCCATAGAATTCGAGGTTGCACGTCAGATCGCCCTGATCGAGGACGGCGGTAAGGTCGTCCAGGAGACCCGCATGTGGGATGCCGGACGCCAGGAAACCAAGGTCATGCGTACCAAGGAAATGGCCCACGATTACCGCTATTTCCCGGAGCCGGACCTCGTTCACGTCGTCGTGGACGATGCCTGGCGCGAAGCGCTGCGTGCAGGGCTTCCCGAGCTGGGGCTGGCGAAGAAGCGTCGTTTCATAGCGGACTACGGTCTGCCCGCCTATGATGCAGGCATCCTGGTCGATGACGTCGACGTCGCCCGTTTCTACGAGGAAACGTGTTCCTTGCTGAAGAAGCGGGACGCGGAGACGTACAAGGCCGTCAGCAACTGGACGATGACGGAGCTCATGCGCATCATGGGCGAACGCAAGGTGGGCATCCTCGGCATAGGCTGCAGCACGTCGCAACTGGCGTCGCTGGTCGACGTCGTGGCCGACGGCACCATCAGCAACAAGATCGCGAAGGACATCTTCCCCGACATGCTGGACAGCGGCCGTACGGCCGATGCCATCATCGAGGAGAAGGGTCTTCGCCAGGTATCGGATACGAACGTCCTGCAGGGACTGGTACGCCAGGTATTGCAGGACAACCCGGACAACGTGACGAAATACAGGGAGGGCAGGACGAACCTTCTCGGATTCTTTGTGGGCCAGGTTCTCAAGGCATCCGGAGGTACGGCTAATCCCGCGCTCGTGAACACCATGATGAAAGAGGCACTCGACGCTACAGGAGGATAG
- a CDS encoding branched chain amino acid aminotransferase, giving the protein MAIKKTRYIWKDGELIPFEKASIHVLSHVVHYGTSWFEGIRAYDTRKGTAIFRLPEHMQRLHHSLKIYRTVLPHSVDELNQAAIDIVSKNELASCYIRPVALRGFGDMGVYSLRCPLEVYVTAWEWGAYLGDEAADQGVDVCISSWDRLTPNSMPSMSKAGGNYMNSQLVKMEAVENGYAEGICLDTYGNIAEGSGENVFVVVNGELITPPSASSLLPGITRDTVFTLARTLGIPVREQNIPRAMLYTCEEMFLTGTAVEITPVRSVDRIAVGRGRVGPVTRAIQKQFARITVDGEDPHGWLTFVPGTEPKRMRTTKKK; this is encoded by the coding sequence ATGGCGATCAAGAAAACACGGTACATCTGGAAGGACGGAGAACTCATTCCGTTTGAGAAAGCATCCATTCACGTTCTGTCGCATGTCGTTCATTACGGTACGTCATGGTTCGAAGGCATCCGTGCCTACGATACCCGCAAGGGCACGGCCATCTTCCGTCTGCCCGAGCACATGCAGCGGCTGCATCATTCATTGAAAATCTACAGGACCGTACTGCCGCATTCGGTGGACGAACTGAATCAGGCTGCGATCGATATCGTCAGCAAGAACGAGCTGGCATCGTGCTACATACGGCCCGTGGCGTTGCGCGGCTTCGGCGACATGGGCGTCTACAGCCTGCGCTGTCCGCTCGAAGTCTACGTCACCGCCTGGGAATGGGGCGCCTACCTCGGAGACGAGGCCGCCGACCAGGGTGTGGATGTCTGCATTTCGTCATGGGACAGGCTCACGCCGAACTCGATGCCGTCCATGTCGAAGGCGGGCGGCAACTACATGAATTCGCAACTGGTGAAGATGGAAGCCGTGGAGAACGGCTATGCGGAAGGCATCTGCCTCGACACCTACGGCAACATCGCCGAGGGAAGCGGCGAGAACGTCTTCGTCGTGGTGAACGGCGAGCTGATCACACCTCCGTCGGCCTCGTCGCTGCTTCCGGGCATCACGCGCGATACCGTCTTCACACTGGCCCGTACACTGGGCATACCGGTGCGGGAGCAGAACATCCCCCGGGCAATGCTCTACACCTGCGAAGAGATGTTCCTTACGGGAACGGCCGTGGAGATAACGCCCGTACGGTCGGTGGACCGCATCGCGGTCGGACGCGGGAGGGTAGGGCCGGTGACGCGGGCCATCCAGAAGCAGTTTGCGAGGATCACGGTCGACGGAGAAGACCCGCACGGATGGCTGACCTTCGTGCCGGGAACGGAACCCAAACGAATGCGAACGACAAAAAAGAAATAA